Proteins found in one Bacteroides sp. genomic segment:
- a CDS encoding UDP-N-acetylglucosamine 1-carboxyvinyltransferase translates to MASFEIHGGKQLKGEIIPQGAKNEALQILCATLLTPEEVVIENIPEIRDVNKLIELLADFGVKVKRLGEGSWSFQADEIDLDFLYTIDFQKKATQLRGSVMIVGPLLARFGRASIPKPGGDKIGRRRLDTHFIGLEKLGANFHFDNERCFYNIESPGLKGCFMLLEEASVTGTANVVM, encoded by the coding sequence ATGGCTTCATTTGAAATTCACGGTGGCAAACAATTAAAGGGCGAAATCATTCCACAGGGCGCCAAGAACGAAGCGCTGCAAATCCTTTGCGCCACCCTGCTCACCCCAGAAGAAGTAGTCATTGAGAACATTCCTGAAATCAGGGATGTCAACAAGCTCATCGAGCTGCTGGCTGACTTCGGGGTGAAGGTCAAGCGCCTGGGTGAAGGCAGCTGGTCGTTTCAGGCCGATGAAATTGACCTGGACTTTCTTTACACCATTGATTTTCAGAAGAAGGCCACCCAGCTGCGGGGTTCGGTGATGATCGTGGGCCCGCTGCTGGCGCGTTTTGGCCGGGCCAGCATCCCCAAACCCGGGGGCGACAAGATTGGACGCCGACGCCTCGACACCCACTTCATAGGGCTCGAGAAACTGGGCGCCAATTTTCATTTCGATAACGAACGTTGTTTTTACAACATTGAAAGCCCTGGCCTGAAGGGCTGCTTCATGCTGCTGGAGGAAGCCTCGGTGACCGGTACGGCCAACGTGGTGATG